A window of the Umboniibacter marinipuniceus genome harbors these coding sequences:
- a CDS encoding M23 family metallopeptidase — MLKFVLVVAAFLAPITWACDQPVTISSKTVSGALLSGESCPGDTLMFLDQSFVADEKGLFVIGVGRDIVGEYTLWRTSSAQEEPVAVIQVHEREYSVSIIEGVPQRTVTPSAEDLARIRAEGALVAAAKLTPVSGEYWRAPAISPAPGRISGVYGSQRVYNGTPGRPHYGLDIAAPTGTQVKAPIAGVVVLAESDLFYSGGTIIIAHGANLTSSFLHLSAVSVEVGDVIEQGQVIGAIGATGRATGPHLDWRMNWMNQRVDTQLLLETSWPNTGSRSIEE, encoded by the coding sequence ATGTTAAAATTCGTCTTAGTTGTCGCAGCGTTTCTGGCTCCCATCACGTGGGCTTGTGACCAGCCGGTGACAATCAGCAGCAAAACAGTTTCGGGTGCACTGTTGTCTGGAGAGAGCTGTCCGGGTGATACGCTAATGTTCCTAGACCAGTCCTTCGTGGCAGATGAAAAGGGTCTGTTTGTCATTGGTGTGGGCCGCGATATCGTTGGCGAGTATACCCTTTGGCGGACAAGTTCGGCGCAGGAAGAGCCGGTCGCGGTTATCCAAGTCCATGAGCGAGAATATAGCGTATCGATAATTGAGGGTGTTCCTCAGCGAACGGTGACGCCGAGTGCAGAGGATTTGGCACGAATTCGGGCTGAGGGGGCGCTGGTGGCAGCGGCTAAGCTAACCCCAGTTAGTGGTGAATACTGGCGCGCTCCAGCCATCTCGCCCGCGCCCGGGCGTATATCGGGTGTATACGGTAGTCAACGAGTCTATAATGGTACGCCGGGTAGGCCACATTATGGCTTAGATATCGCCGCCCCAACGGGGACCCAGGTTAAGGCGCCTATAGCTGGCGTGGTAGTTTTAGCGGAATCCGATTTGTTCTATTCAGGCGGGACGATTATCATAGCCCATGGTGCTAATCTCACCTCCAGCTTCTTACATCTTTCAGCGGTGAGTGTTGAAGTGGGTGACGTGATTGAGCAGGGGCAGGTAATTGGCGCCATCGGTGCCACAGGGCGCGCGACAGGTCCACATTTAGACTGGCGCATGAACTGGATGAATCAACGCGTAGATACCCAATTATTACTGGAAACGAGCTGGCCGAATACCGGCAGTCGTTCAATAGAAGAGTGA
- a CDS encoding Trm112 family protein: MIDEKLLSILVCPVTKTSLVYDRERAELVSKAAGLAYPIRDGIPVMLEAEARRIDASEMSAGAE; this comes from the coding sequence ATGATTGATGAGAAATTATTGAGTATTTTAGTTTGCCCAGTAACCAAGACCTCGTTAGTTTACGATCGCGAGCGTGCGGAGCTCGTTTCGAAAGCTGCAGGGTTGGCCTATCCCATTCGCGATGGCATTCCAGTTATGTTAGAAGCGGAAGCTCGTCGTATTGACGCCAGTGAAATGAGTGCAGGCGCCGAATGA
- the trmL gene encoding tRNA (uridine(34)/cytosine(34)/5-carboxymethylaminomethyluridine(34)-2'-O)-methyltransferase TrmL: MLNIVLFEPEIPPNTGNIIRLAANTGCYLHLVEPLGFELDDKRLRRAGLDYHEFSDVKIHANWDACLAALGETRLFMLTTKGSSRPDQAGFIEGDTLVFGPESRGLPETVRNSVPAAQRLRLPMMPNSRSLNLSNATAIMVYEAWRQLNFQGAE; the protein is encoded by the coding sequence ATGTTAAATATTGTACTTTTCGAACCCGAAATACCGCCGAATACCGGCAACATTATTCGCTTAGCCGCCAACACCGGCTGCTATCTGCATTTGGTGGAGCCGCTAGGCTTCGAACTCGATGACAAGCGACTCCGACGAGCAGGATTGGATTACCACGAGTTTAGCGATGTTAAGATTCACGCCAACTGGGATGCCTGTTTGGCAGCGCTAGGGGAAACTCGCCTTTTCATGCTGACAACCAAAGGCTCATCACGACCCGACCAAGCGGGCTTTATCGAAGGCGACACCCTGGTGTTCGGCCCCGAGTCCCGAGGACTCCCCGAAACCGTTAGAAACTCCGTCCCCGCTGCGCAGCGCTTGCGACTTCCTATGATGCCAAATAGTCGCAGTTTAAACCTTTCAAACGCCACCGCTATCATGGTTTATGAAGCATGGCGTCAACTTAATTTCCAAGGAGCCGAGTAA
- the mnmC gene encoding bifunctional tRNA (5-methylaminomethyl-2-thiouridine)(34)-methyltransferase MnmD/FAD-dependent 5-carboxymethylaminomethyl-2-thiouridine(34) oxidoreductase MnmC, whose amino-acid sequence MEWRNGAPFNPQFDDVYFNTEGGIEESDYVFIQGNDLPRRFSALERGSFNVLETGFGTGLNFLGCAHQFLANNQCAHLNFISIEAFPLTRDELAAAHQSLEHYQREAKWLQQAWPSACDDTQTMIIHPRITLTVIFMPVEQALEQLIVCAQPQTQAWVQPCFDAIMLDGFSPAKNPDMWSKEVMQQLAVLSHSNTTLATFSCARMVRDHLQSAGFSLSKRRGINSKREVLAAKAGEKLAQPISPATTRSSQHEAPWWSFPSQPLPQRVAVIGAGLAGCQTAARLAARGIAVSLFDRHAAPAQAASGNPQGVLYTKFSHRKEPLSDLALQCYQFAQHYYRHQLDISAPWSGVLQLPKNDKDATLQRLVGQRFIQQPELVQLVDQAEASKLSGMTIRSNALWFPQGTWMTPPEVCRQLIANQRLITTHFNTTVAQLDFCSDRQQWALQSQPTLDSPHFDQVVLCTAYDAHALLDPLLPLKTRTIRGQIDRVQGDIVRQLRTTLTGEGYIAADGDGTATIGASFVVDDLDPAHRLEESAHNRHLVAQLSPQLQAEHANLTQLDARVAFRCASADYLPIAGPVPQYREMVETFAPLRKNRRMDIRNYGHYQPGLWLNIAHGSKGLNSTPMVAEMISSMICNAPSPLSQRLQRAIHPARFLMRDIFRGVSL is encoded by the coding sequence ATGGAATGGCGTAATGGAGCTCCATTTAATCCTCAGTTTGACGATGTCTACTTCAACACCGAAGGTGGTATTGAGGAGTCCGATTACGTCTTTATTCAGGGAAACGACCTTCCTCGACGCTTCAGCGCGCTGGAGCGAGGTAGCTTCAACGTTTTAGAAACAGGCTTTGGTACTGGCTTAAACTTCCTAGGATGCGCTCATCAATTTCTAGCGAATAACCAGTGTGCACATCTAAACTTCATTAGTATTGAGGCCTTTCCGCTCACTCGCGATGAACTCGCGGCCGCCCACCAGTCACTTGAACACTATCAGCGCGAAGCTAAATGGCTTCAGCAGGCCTGGCCAAGCGCCTGCGACGATACTCAGACCATGATCATTCACCCGCGCATCACCTTGACGGTCATTTTCATGCCGGTGGAGCAGGCACTTGAACAACTTATCGTCTGTGCTCAGCCCCAAACGCAAGCGTGGGTGCAACCCTGCTTTGATGCCATTATGTTGGACGGCTTTAGTCCCGCAAAGAACCCGGACATGTGGTCCAAAGAGGTTATGCAACAGCTTGCGGTGCTTAGTCACTCCAACACCACGCTTGCTACCTTTAGTTGTGCTCGTATGGTGCGAGACCACCTACAAAGCGCAGGCTTTAGCTTAAGCAAACGCCGTGGTATTAATAGCAAACGTGAAGTACTTGCGGCTAAGGCGGGAGAAAAATTAGCGCAGCCTATTAGCCCCGCTACCACTCGGAGTTCTCAGCACGAAGCGCCCTGGTGGAGCTTTCCCTCACAACCTCTTCCTCAACGTGTCGCCGTTATTGGTGCGGGACTTGCCGGCTGCCAAACTGCAGCGCGCTTAGCGGCCCGCGGCATTGCCGTGAGTCTCTTTGATCGTCATGCCGCGCCGGCGCAAGCCGCTTCGGGAAATCCCCAGGGCGTGCTCTATACCAAGTTTTCGCATCGCAAAGAGCCGCTTAGTGATTTGGCACTGCAGTGCTATCAGTTCGCCCAGCATTACTATCGCCACCAGCTTGACATCAGCGCGCCCTGGAGCGGTGTGCTGCAACTCCCGAAGAACGATAAGGACGCAACGCTGCAGCGCCTTGTGGGTCAGCGATTCATCCAGCAACCGGAATTAGTGCAACTGGTCGATCAAGCAGAAGCCTCTAAATTGTCGGGAATGACTATTCGCTCCAACGCATTGTGGTTTCCCCAGGGCACTTGGATGACGCCACCTGAAGTTTGCCGGCAGCTTATCGCCAATCAGCGCTTGATAACCACCCACTTCAATACCACAGTGGCACAACTCGACTTTTGTTCTGATCGACAACAATGGGCACTGCAGAGCCAGCCAACGCTGGACAGCCCGCACTTCGATCAAGTAGTGCTTTGTACAGCCTACGACGCCCACGCGTTATTAGACCCTCTACTCCCACTAAAAACTCGAACTATTCGCGGACAAATAGACCGAGTTCAAGGGGATATTGTCCGCCAGCTTCGTACTACCCTCACTGGCGAAGGCTATATAGCCGCCGATGGCGACGGTACCGCCACTATCGGCGCGAGTTTCGTGGTAGACGATCTTGACCCAGCGCATCGCCTTGAGGAGTCCGCTCACAACCGCCACCTCGTGGCTCAACTCTCGCCCCAACTGCAAGCTGAGCACGCCAACCTCACTCAACTCGACGCCCGCGTTGCTTTTCGCTGTGCATCAGCGGATTACCTGCCCATTGCAGGGCCTGTGCCGCAATACCGTGAAATGGTTGAAACCTTTGCCCCACTGCGTAAGAATCGACGCATGGATATACGCAACTATGGACACTACCAACCTGGCCTATGGCTTAACATCGCCCACGGTTCAAAGGGCTTAAACAGCACGCCCATGGTAGCGGAAATGATTAGTTCAATGATCTGTAACGCACCCTCGCCGCTGAGTCAGCGTTTGCAACGGGCGATTCATCCCGCCCGCTTCCTGATGCGTGATATTTTTCGCGGAGTGAGTTTATGA
- a CDS encoding histidine triad nucleotide-binding protein, which yields MSTTIFAKIISGEIPAPKIYEDEHCIVINDIAPQAPVHVLVIPKQPITMLTETTASDEALLGHLMLVAAQQARELGIAEGCRFIVNNGAAGGQTVFHLHIHVLGGQTLSEQGL from the coding sequence ATGAGTACCACTATTTTCGCCAAGATTATTAGCGGAGAAATTCCCGCACCAAAAATTTATGAGGACGAGCATTGCATTGTGATCAATGACATTGCGCCGCAGGCACCTGTACACGTACTTGTGATTCCAAAACAGCCAATTACCATGCTGACCGAAACCACCGCAAGCGATGAAGCCCTGTTAGGGCATTTGATGTTGGTAGCGGCTCAGCAAGCTAGAGAGCTCGGTATCGCCGAGGGTTGTCGTTTTATTGTTAATAACGGTGCAGCTGGTGGGCAAACCGTCTTCCATCTTCACATACACGTGCTCGGTGGCCAAACGCTTAGCGAGCAGGGGCTTTAA
- the fldB gene encoding flavodoxin FldB, whose translation MSADLIGLFYGSSTCYTEMTAEKIQQALGNRVVLHNVAEDDVQQMEGYRFLIVGIPTWDYGELQEDWENVWDELSDLDLSNSLVACFGQGDQIGYPQWYQDALGYLHDKLALAGAKMVGYTTTSGHTFEESQGLTDDSSQFLGLALDDENQFELSEARLSNWLKQLEHEFSS comes from the coding sequence ATGTCAGCTGATCTAATTGGACTCTTCTACGGTTCAAGTACCTGTTACACCGAAATGACCGCTGAAAAGATCCAGCAAGCCCTCGGGAATCGCGTTGTGCTCCATAACGTAGCCGAGGACGACGTCCAGCAGATGGAAGGCTATCGCTTTCTGATTGTCGGCATACCCACCTGGGACTATGGAGAACTGCAGGAAGACTGGGAAAATGTCTGGGATGAACTTAGTGACTTAGATCTTAGTAACAGCCTAGTCGCCTGCTTTGGCCAAGGCGATCAAATTGGTTATCCGCAGTGGTACCAAGATGCGCTAGGCTATCTTCATGATAAGCTCGCACTCGCAGGCGCTAAGATGGTTGGCTATACCACCACCAGCGGCCATACCTTCGAGGAATCTCAGGGATTAACGGATGACAGCTCTCAATTCTTAGGTCTGGCGCTGGATGACGAAAATCAGTTTGAGCTGAGCGAAGCGCGTTTAAGTAATTGGCTGAAACAGCTTGAGCACGAGTTTTCAAGCTAA
- a CDS encoding flavodoxin domain-containing protein: MAKVLVAVASVTGTARDIANDLINANEHLSEVEEPEIISRWCEDEDSILLLVTSTTGAGDIPIPLNRFHQLLTTEFPRIAGKRFALIALGDSSYSTFAEAGNALELALEDIGAQVVCPRLTLDATEHFEPNEEAMSWFNQELAQYVS; encoded by the coding sequence ATGGCTAAAGTACTCGTCGCCGTTGCTAGCGTGACTGGCACCGCCCGTGATATCGCCAACGACCTCATCAACGCTAATGAACACCTTAGCGAAGTAGAAGAACCCGAAATTATCAGCCGTTGGTGTGAAGATGAAGACAGTATTCTTCTGCTGGTCACTTCTACCACCGGCGCGGGCGACATCCCTATTCCATTAAATCGTTTTCATCAATTACTCACCACGGAATTTCCACGTATCGCGGGCAAGCGATTTGCGCTGATCGCCCTCGGCGATAGCAGCTACAGCACCTTTGCTGAAGCCGGTAATGCCCTTGAACTCGCACTTGAGGATATTGGCGCACAAGTTGTTTGTCCAAGGTTGACCTTGGATGCCACCGAGCACTTTGAACCTAATGAGGAAGCAATGAGCTGGTTTAACCAGGAGCTTGCGCAGTATGTCAGCTGA